In a single window of the Desulfomonilaceae bacterium genome:
- a CDS encoding acyl-CoA dehydrogenase family protein has translation MDFDLTAEQRLVQQNVHQFMVKEIEPIAEQIDREDRFPVDIWKKLGELGVLGVTIPEEYGGSGFDLLTAVLVIEQIARTCPALAVSYGAHANLCTDNLCRNGTEEQKRKYLPGLCSGDLVGCLALTEPNSGSDAISIRTTAIRDGDDFILNGTKMFITNAPVGDVFLTYAKTDRTSPAKSGITALIVEKDFPGFQVSRALEKMGNRGSPTGEIVFEDCRVPSENVIGVVGAGIRVMMGGLDVERAFFSGEPLGLAEGALELGRKYSMEREQFGKPICDFQLVKAKLADMYTEIEAARGLVYRAATLAEKMERGGKGTEVHKIAASAMLFAAETATRVVNQALQIHGGYGYMLEFPINRFYRDAKLYEIGAGTSEIRRLVIADEIIQRGLEYV, from the coding sequence ATGGATTTTGATTTAACCGCTGAACAGAGGCTGGTGCAACAAAATGTTCACCAGTTCATGGTGAAGGAAATCGAGCCAATAGCTGAGCAGATTGACAGAGAGGACCGATTCCCTGTTGACATTTGGAAGAAACTGGGCGAACTGGGCGTCCTTGGGGTCACAATCCCTGAAGAATATGGCGGATCTGGCTTCGACCTCTTGACGGCCGTTCTGGTAATAGAGCAAATAGCGAGGACGTGCCCTGCCCTGGCAGTTTCATATGGGGCTCACGCCAATCTTTGCACAGACAATCTTTGTCGAAACGGAACTGAAGAACAAAAAAGGAAATACCTTCCCGGTTTGTGTTCCGGAGACTTGGTGGGCTGTCTTGCATTGACCGAACCCAACTCGGGTTCGGATGCGATCAGCATTCGTACGACAGCGATACGGGACGGTGATGATTTCATACTCAATGGAACCAAAATGTTTATCACCAACGCTCCTGTCGGAGATGTCTTTCTCACTTATGCGAAGACTGATAGAACGTCTCCAGCAAAATCTGGAATTACAGCATTAATCGTGGAGAAAGACTTTCCTGGATTTCAGGTTTCGCGGGCGCTAGAAAAAATGGGAAATCGGGGATCGCCCACAGGAGAAATTGTGTTTGAAGATTGTAGAGTTCCCAGTGAGAATGTGATCGGGGTTGTTGGCGCCGGTATCCGAGTGATGATGGGTGGACTCGACGTTGAGCGAGCCTTTTTTTCCGGGGAGCCCCTCGGGTTGGCTGAAGGAGCATTGGAATTGGGGCGGAAATATTCCATGGAGAGGGAACAATTCGGAAAACCTATCTGCGATTTCCAGTTGGTGAAGGCGAAGCTGGCGGATATGTACACTGAAATCGAGGCCGCCAGGGGACTTGTTTACCGTGCAGCCACCTTGGCCGAAAAGATGGAACGCGGAGGGAAAGGGACAGAAGTACACAAGATTGCCGCTTCGGCTATGTTGTTTGCTGCCGAGACAGCTACCCGTGTCGTCAACCAGGCGCTACAGATCCACGGCGGGTATGGTTACATGTTAGAATTCCCTATTAACCGATTCTACAGGGATGCTAAGTTATATGAAATTGGCGCAGGGACATCTGAGATCCGCCGTCTTGTCATCGCTGATGAAATCATTCAGAGGGGACTGGAGTATGTCTGA
- a CDS encoding ABC transporter ATP-binding protein, whose translation MIADGNIKLEVEGLSLSFGSVMALIDVSFRAKEGEILALIGPNGAGKTSLLNCISGFYHPGHGQVMFNGLEISRVSPSRRARLGISRTFQNIELYMGLTALDNLMAARHVFINYGPIAGSIFFGKARKQEIENRSIVEEIIDLLELAEARHRIVESLPYGLRKRVDLGRALALEPKLLLLDEPMAGMNVEEKEDMARFILDIQELKHIPIIIVEHDMGVVMDISQRVVVLDFGTKIAEGSPQEIKRNKKVISAYLGKSGQSGESAK comes from the coding sequence ATGATAGCCGACGGAAATATAAAACTAGAAGTTGAAGGACTGTCACTCAGTTTTGGCTCAGTAATGGCCCTGATTGATGTTTCCTTTCGGGCTAAAGAAGGAGAAATATTAGCATTAATAGGCCCAAATGGCGCCGGAAAGACATCTTTGTTGAATTGTATCAGTGGCTTCTATCATCCCGGACATGGGCAAGTCATGTTTAATGGTCTGGAGATCAGTCGGGTCTCACCAAGTCGCCGTGCTAGGCTTGGAATTTCCAGGACTTTTCAGAATATTGAGCTATACATGGGGCTGACGGCCTTGGACAATCTAATGGCTGCCAGACACGTCTTCATCAACTATGGACCCATTGCAGGATCAATCTTTTTTGGCAAAGCTCGCAAACAGGAAATAGAAAACCGGAGCATAGTAGAGGAGATTATTGATCTATTAGAACTGGCGGAGGCTCGGCACAGAATAGTAGAAAGTCTTCCATACGGGCTAAGAAAAAGGGTTGATCTTGGTAGAGCTTTGGCCCTTGAACCTAAGTTGCTGCTTTTGGATGAGCCAATGGCTGGGATGAATGTCGAAGAGAAAGAGGATATGGCAAGATTCATTCTGGACATTCAAGAACTCAAACACATCCCCATAATAATTGTTGAACACGACATGGGAGTGGTCATGGACATCTCACAGCGTGTAGTAGTTCTAGATTTCGGTACCAAAATTGCCGAGGGGTCCCCCCAAGAAATAAAACGGAACAAAAAAGTGATTAGCGCATACCTCGGTAAATCGGGCCAGTCAGGAGAGAGTGCAAAGTGA
- a CDS encoding Zn-ribbon domain-containing OB-fold protein, whose translation MAAQSRILKGYVSLPYNWSMGPTTTRFYEEFKNKRIMGTRCEKCNRVLVPARSFCSECFRETTNWVQVSDEGTIRTWVLIGFAYEGQPKEPPYILGIINLDGADVGLPHFVGGVELGDVETVAKKVRIGGRVKAVWKENPEGHILDIDYFKPID comes from the coding sequence ATGGCGGCGCAATCTAGAATTCTAAAAGGCTACGTCTCACTACCATACAACTGGTCCATGGGACCAACCACTACCCGTTTCTATGAGGAATTCAAAAACAAACGGATTATGGGAACTCGATGTGAAAAGTGCAATAGGGTACTGGTTCCAGCTCGCAGTTTCTGCTCAGAGTGTTTTAGAGAGACGACAAATTGGGTCCAGGTTTCGGATGAGGGTACGATTAGAACCTGGGTTCTCATCGGCTTCGCCTATGAAGGTCAGCCGAAAGAGCCTCCTTACATTTTGGGTATCATCAATCTTGATGGAGCGGACGTAGGCCTTCCACACTTCGTGGGAGGAGTGGAACTCGGTGATGTAGAGACAGTGGCCAAAAAGGTCAGAATCGGGGGCAGAGTCAAAGCCGTGTGGAAGGAGAACCCGGAAGGACACATTCTCGATATAGATTACTTCAAACCAATCGATTAA
- a CDS encoding AMP-binding protein, with the protein MNLSRLVHEDTLPKLLLRNRSKYGSNQAAAREKTMGIWQSYSWEDYYSIVKHLCLAFVSMGLEKGDRVSILGENKPHVYWFELAAQSARAVVVGVFADCTPPEVEYYVSHSGSRFIVCQDQEQVDKVLEIIEKVPILQKIIYWDPKGLWSYTDSLLVSMEEMIDTGKAYARELPDRFEEMVASTDCNDLAVFLYSSGTTGKPKAAMVTHKALIGMAAAVNEVDRYQENEEYLSFLPIAWIAEQLFGVACSLYYCLRANFPEEPETVQANIREVGPQVVFFGPRLWENLIRTIQLKIQDSGVFNRVCYNLALTIGRRKASVTMRGGRLGIWLAFWSFIAERLVFRSLRDNIGLLKSRVGYSAGAAISPDVISYFHAIGVNIKQLYGGSEVGVVTLHKDYDIKPESCGPPLPGVDIQISEEGEILVRTPNMFSGYYGEEEKTKRKLVDGWYKSEDFGHFDNDGHLIVMDRMEDLLEMADGKKFSPQFCEVRLRFSPYIKDVLVVARKGQVIVGALINIDLNNVGQWAESNHLVYTTFVDLSQKPDVIELVRKEVAKVNKILPDYSQIRKFINLHKEFDPDEAEMTRTRKLRRIFVESRFKPMIDAIFGDAGEVEVTSEITYRDGRTGLMKNEIKVVSV; encoded by the coding sequence GTGAATCTGTCAAGGCTGGTACATGAAGATACCTTACCAAAGCTTCTGTTGAGAAACCGATCTAAATACGGTTCCAACCAGGCGGCGGCCAGAGAAAAGACAATGGGCATCTGGCAGAGCTATTCATGGGAAGACTATTACAGCATTGTGAAGCATTTGTGTCTTGCCTTCGTCTCCATGGGTTTGGAAAAGGGTGATCGCGTGTCCATCTTGGGGGAGAACAAGCCACATGTATATTGGTTTGAACTCGCCGCCCAGTCAGCCAGAGCCGTGGTAGTAGGAGTCTTTGCTGATTGTACACCCCCAGAAGTTGAATACTACGTATCACATTCTGGATCGCGTTTTATCGTTTGTCAGGACCAAGAGCAAGTCGACAAGGTATTGGAGATAATCGAGAAAGTGCCAATACTCCAGAAAATCATCTATTGGGATCCCAAAGGTCTTTGGAGCTACACAGATTCACTGCTTGTCAGCATGGAGGAGATGATTGACACCGGCAAGGCTTATGCGAGAGAACTCCCAGACCGATTTGAGGAGATGGTGGCTTCAACCGATTGCAACGACCTTGCAGTTTTTTTGTACAGTTCAGGAACCACGGGTAAACCTAAAGCGGCGATGGTAACACATAAAGCGTTAATTGGTATGGCTGCTGCTGTAAACGAGGTGGATCGCTATCAGGAAAATGAGGAGTACCTGTCTTTCCTACCAATTGCCTGGATTGCCGAACAACTGTTTGGTGTGGCGTGTTCGCTCTATTACTGCCTACGCGCCAACTTTCCAGAGGAACCTGAAACCGTGCAGGCAAACATTCGTGAGGTCGGACCTCAGGTTGTTTTCTTTGGTCCCCGGTTGTGGGAAAACTTGATTCGTACGATTCAGTTGAAGATACAGGATTCGGGCGTTTTCAATCGTGTTTGTTACAATTTGGCGCTAACGATTGGTAGACGCAAAGCCTCGGTGACTATGAGGGGTGGGCGCCTCGGAATCTGGTTGGCATTCTGGTCATTTATTGCCGAAAGACTCGTTTTCAGGTCGTTGAGAGACAACATCGGCTTGCTCAAGAGTCGAGTAGGCTACTCGGCTGGCGCAGCGATAAGCCCTGACGTGATCAGTTATTTTCACGCTATCGGAGTAAACATTAAACAGCTCTACGGGGGCTCCGAAGTGGGAGTTGTGACCCTCCACAAGGATTACGACATCAAACCGGAAAGCTGTGGGCCACCGCTACCAGGAGTAGATATCCAAATTTCTGAAGAAGGTGAGATACTGGTCCGCACTCCCAACATGTTCTCCGGTTACTACGGTGAGGAGGAAAAAACCAAAAGAAAGTTAGTTGACGGCTGGTACAAGTCCGAAGATTTTGGCCACTTCGACAACGATGGTCATCTCATCGTTATGGATAGAATGGAAGATCTGCTGGAAATGGCCGATGGAAAGAAATTTTCTCCGCAGTTTTGCGAGGTAAGACTAAGATTTTCACCGTATATAAAGGATGTTTTGGTAGTGGCTCGAAAGGGCCAAGTCATTGTCGGAGCACTTATAAACATTGATCTGAACAATGTTGGGCAGTGGGCCGAATCAAACCATCTCGTTTACACCACGTTCGTTGACTTGTCTCAAAAACCTGATGTCATAGAGCTTGTTCGAAAAGAAGTGGCAAAGGTCAATAAGATTCTACCGGATTACTCTCAAATCCGTAAGTTTATCAATCTCCACAAAGAATTTGATCCTGACGAAGCGGAGATGACACGGACGAGGAAACTTCGGCGGATTTTTGTGGAATCACGCTTCAAGCCAATGATCGACGCCATATTTGGTGATGCTGGAGAAGTCGAGGTCACGTCAGAGATCACTTATCGTGATGGCAGAACCGGTCTGATGAAAAACGAAATAAAGGTTGTGTCTGTCTAG
- a CDS encoding branched-chain amino acid ABC transporter permease, with amino-acid sequence MWRPCGTLDDTYEKDIAIVRTLPQQVLTIVGLIASLFLPQLLGAGSITTVNLIAISVVSIMGLNILTGLTGQISLGHGAFMGVGAYTLMMLMNHLGFSFWLALPVSVLAAGLVGLLFGLPSLRIKGFYLAMATLAAQFLIPWIIVNVRPDLTGGTSTLTIKAPSILGFSFDSQVRVYYLVMFFAVASIILTRNLQRSKIGRAFVAIRDNDLAAEIMGVEIFRYKLLSFFICSLYAGLAGVLWALWMGAINVDSFTLHESIWYLGMIIVGGLGSVPGAVFGVIFIRALEPFSHYIGPPIASYFPDAVGAAIKSGISPFVFGLVILVFLIYEPRGLGHRWEIFKHFYRRWPFSY; translated from the coding sequence ATGTGGCGCCCATGTGGAACATTGGACGATACTTACGAAAAAGACATTGCAATCGTCAGAACTTTGCCCCAGCAGGTCCTCACAATCGTCGGTTTAATTGCTTCGCTCTTTTTGCCGCAGCTACTCGGAGCGGGCAGCATAACCACAGTCAACCTGATCGCAATATCGGTCGTCAGTATCATGGGGCTGAATATTCTGACTGGACTGACTGGCCAAATATCCCTGGGACATGGCGCATTTATGGGTGTTGGGGCCTACACTCTTATGATGCTTATGAACCACTTGGGGTTCTCCTTCTGGTTAGCTCTTCCGGTTTCTGTACTGGCCGCTGGCTTAGTTGGGCTTCTATTTGGACTGCCCTCCTTACGTATTAAAGGATTCTATCTCGCCATGGCCACCTTGGCAGCCCAGTTTCTAATCCCCTGGATCATTGTAAATGTGAGACCTGATCTTACAGGAGGAACCTCGACCTTGACCATCAAGGCCCCGAGCATTCTTGGCTTCAGCTTTGATTCTCAAGTCAGAGTTTACTACCTTGTGATGTTTTTTGCTGTAGCCTCCATTATTCTAACCCGCAATTTACAGCGTTCAAAAATCGGCCGGGCGTTCGTTGCCATACGAGACAACGATTTAGCGGCCGAAATCATGGGTGTCGAGATCTTTAGATACAAACTGTTGTCTTTTTTCATCTGCTCTCTTTACGCAGGACTTGCTGGAGTCTTGTGGGCGCTCTGGATGGGCGCCATAAACGTGGACTCGTTTACCCTACATGAGTCTATCTGGTACCTTGGCATGATTATTGTCGGAGGGCTTGGCTCAGTTCCAGGCGCTGTGTTTGGGGTGATCTTCATTCGGGCGCTTGAACCGTTTTCCCATTACATTGGCCCCCCAATAGCATCGTACTTTCCGGATGCTGTAGGAGCAGCAATAAAGAGTGGTATCAGTCCATTTGTGTTCGGGCTGGTCATCCTGGTCTTCTTGATCTACGAGCCGAGAGGTCTAGGGCATCGTTGGGAAATCTTTAAACACTTTTATCGCCGATGGCCATTTTCCTATTAA
- a CDS encoding branched-chain amino acid ABC transporter permease has product MISLVPQFFVTGLLTGSVYALIAVSIVLVYKSTRIFNFAVGELLALGGYFCYSFVVWFHFPLWLALVGALLMAVVTGLLVERLVLRPLLGQPLLTIIMATLALSVLLRGIMLMIWTGYDVAFPKNLLPGKTVVVGSVAMSAELLWAFGIAVVAFATLAYFFVKTQTGLRMRAVSQDHELSMSCGINITVVFALTWVLAVILGTLAGSLMGYRLALAPSYTPLLALKAFPAVIFGGLESVTGALLGGLTVGIIESMVGGLIDPTMGEISAYILLLAVLLIRPEGLMGLKRIERV; this is encoded by the coding sequence TTGATATCTCTGGTTCCACAATTTTTTGTAACAGGATTACTGACAGGAAGCGTGTACGCCCTGATTGCGGTCAGCATAGTCCTTGTCTACAAATCCACTAGAATATTTAACTTTGCCGTAGGAGAGCTGCTAGCACTGGGTGGATATTTTTGTTATTCGTTCGTCGTCTGGTTTCATTTTCCTCTGTGGTTGGCGCTAGTGGGCGCTCTGTTGATGGCAGTGGTCACCGGATTGTTGGTAGAGCGTCTGGTCCTAAGGCCCCTTTTAGGTCAACCTCTCCTGACGATCATAATGGCTACGCTCGCGTTGTCTGTTCTTCTTAGAGGCATCATGCTCATGATATGGACGGGCTACGACGTGGCTTTCCCCAAAAACCTCCTCCCCGGTAAGACTGTTGTAGTCGGTTCTGTTGCCATGTCTGCGGAGCTTCTGTGGGCCTTTGGTATTGCAGTGGTGGCTTTTGCCACTCTGGCATATTTTTTTGTAAAAACCCAAACGGGATTAAGAATGAGAGCGGTTTCCCAAGATCACGAACTATCTATGTCCTGCGGGATAAATATAACCGTAGTCTTTGCATTGACCTGGGTCTTGGCAGTCATTCTTGGAACACTGGCCGGTTCGCTCATGGGGTATAGACTGGCCCTTGCGCCATCTTATACACCGCTGCTGGCGCTAAAGGCATTCCCCGCAGTCATCTTTGGGGGGCTGGAATCAGTGACGGGAGCACTTTTGGGGGGCCTCACCGTCGGAATCATCGAATCAATGGTCGGCGGATTGATAGACCCAACAATGGGGGAAATATCAGCCTATATATTACTGTTGGCCGTGCTCCTCATTAGACCTGAAGGTCTGATGGGTCTCAAGCGAATAGAAAGGGTCTGA
- a CDS encoding Zn-ribbon domain-containing OB-fold protein, giving the protein MKSKKPEMTIKGEIQISYNWSPGKAGERFFRDLRDNMKIMGTRCRKCSRVLVPPRIFCEECFTDDMEWVEVEPKGILATFGECYFSTDGKRLEKPWILGIVRLNGSDGGLIHYIGEATAEELKIGMHMEIVFKEQREGNILDILYFRPVK; this is encoded by the coding sequence ATGAAGTCGAAGAAGCCAGAGATGACCATTAAAGGTGAAATACAAATTAGTTACAATTGGTCCCCAGGAAAGGCCGGAGAACGATTCTTCCGAGACCTAAGGGACAATATGAAAATTATGGGAACGAGGTGCAGGAAATGTAGTCGGGTTCTTGTTCCACCAAGAATCTTTTGCGAGGAGTGTTTTACCGATGACATGGAATGGGTAGAAGTCGAACCCAAGGGGATCCTCGCTACCTTTGGCGAGTGCTATTTTTCCACGGATGGAAAACGACTTGAGAAGCCGTGGATTCTTGGCATCGTCAGACTCAACGGAAGCGACGGTGGCCTAATACATTACATCGGAGAGGCAACGGCGGAAGAGCTGAAGATAGGAATGCATATGGAGATAGTGTTCAAAGAGCAAAGAGAAGGAAACATTTTAGACATTCTCTATTTCCGACCAGTTAAATAA
- a CDS encoding ABC transporter substrate-binding protein, translating to MKRIVKRISSRLGWMLVIILVLVILAPTQSLAEKPEVIPVALLGDLTGPYASVVGPMAPGAEDAVKYVNEKLGGIDGVKLKLIVKDNTGQASLGLQQYAELIGMKSKPLFFGVPHTPTAEALREKVQKDGVIGFFPSSVNDLYPQGNTYGFYELYAGMAATAVRWVKDNWKEARNPRIAIITWDQAYGKAILTPEFFAYCKEIGVDIVAQDLFGVRDVDLTTPLVRIRAQNPDWLLTNCTGSGPVAIMRAVKELSMNVKLLNMVGGDWGTIRLDPSLFEGCISVLHNISYDNENHPGVKLVKQYLKDNNRSIKEQTNFYILGWQYILMIHKSMSDAVAKVGWDKTTVQSIMNELNHFTDWQPLDGVVKITYTDKIRSTPWLVIYKVEGGKLLPAGGKGGDGNFVRAPDMTPKQFR from the coding sequence ATGAAGCGGATTGTAAAACGGATTTCGAGTAGACTAGGATGGATGCTTGTGATCATTCTCGTGTTGGTAATTCTCGCACCTACTCAGAGTCTTGCCGAGAAACCAGAAGTGATTCCTGTTGCTCTGTTAGGGGATCTTACAGGTCCTTACGCTTCGGTGGTTGGACCAATGGCGCCTGGAGCAGAGGACGCAGTCAAGTATGTCAATGAGAAACTTGGCGGCATTGACGGCGTTAAGCTGAAACTTATAGTTAAGGATAACACTGGACAGGCTTCTCTTGGCCTCCAACAGTATGCGGAACTGATTGGGATGAAATCGAAACCTCTTTTCTTCGGTGTACCTCACACTCCCACAGCAGAGGCTCTTCGAGAGAAAGTTCAGAAAGATGGCGTAATAGGCTTTTTCCCAAGCAGTGTTAATGATCTCTATCCTCAGGGGAACACCTATGGTTTCTACGAACTCTACGCCGGAATGGCGGCCACTGCCGTCAGATGGGTCAAAGACAACTGGAAGGAAGCCCGTAACCCTAGAATTGCAATTATTACATGGGATCAGGCTTATGGAAAAGCGATTCTTACGCCAGAATTCTTTGCTTATTGCAAGGAAATTGGGGTTGACATTGTGGCGCAGGACCTTTTCGGAGTGAGAGATGTAGACCTGACTACCCCTCTGGTCCGTATCCGAGCGCAAAACCCCGATTGGCTTCTAACCAACTGCACGGGATCTGGACCAGTGGCCATCATGAGGGCGGTAAAGGAATTGAGCATGAATGTAAAACTGCTCAACATGGTTGGCGGAGATTGGGGTACCATTCGGCTTGATCCGTCGCTCTTCGAGGGTTGCATATCTGTACTTCACAACATTTCCTACGATAATGAAAATCACCCCGGCGTCAAGCTCGTAAAGCAGTATCTCAAGGACAACAATCGAAGCATAAAAGAACAAACTAACTTCTATATTCTTGGATGGCAATACATTCTGATGATTCATAAGTCGATGTCGGATGCTGTGGCCAAAGTGGGATGGGATAAAACGACAGTACAGTCCATAATGAATGAATTGAACCATTTCACGGATTGGCAACCTCTAGATGGAGTCGTCAAGATCACATATACCGACAAGATTCGATCTACACCATGGCTCGTGATTTACAAGGTCGAAGGGGGAAAACTTTTGCCCGCAGGAGGCAAAGGCGGCGATGGCAATTTTGTTCGCGCTCCCGACATGACGCCGAAGCAATTTCGTTAA
- a CDS encoding thiolase family protein has translation MAQAVAIVGTGQTECGKRTDVSYPELVYEAVSRAFDDAGLVPDDIEAVVAGSMPPAMEGVNNPHLYWADAMGASGKPLIRTATCGSTGISLAHTGFYHVASGMFDLVLVVGAEKMYEGDPQGTMATVADPFFQRPFLAGAPGIFSLQSNEWAHRYGIEEKRVRMAAAQLSVRNHDDALLNPYAHIRIKITVDDVLNSRVIAYPVRLLDVCPASDGACAVIMASERKAKTLAGPKAWIKGIGYCGEQAFFGEGDKVVWQSAINAAKSAYSQAGITNPRKDLDLAEIYNPFTFQEMLFYECFGFCDFGHGCDLVEQGVVMRGGDLQCDPSGGTLCTNPIGATGLQRVSEVVLHLTEKAGNRQIPGAKTGLAHAMGGLDQFNGVMIISSQL, from the coding sequence ATGGCTCAAGCGGTGGCTATTGTTGGGACTGGTCAGACGGAATGCGGGAAGAGAACGGATGTATCGTATCCTGAACTTGTTTATGAGGCCGTTAGCAGAGCGTTCGATGACGCTGGGTTAGTTCCAGACGATATTGAGGCGGTAGTAGCGGGATCCATGCCTCCAGCTATGGAGGGTGTGAATAATCCTCACCTCTACTGGGCCGATGCCATGGGAGCCAGTGGCAAACCCCTGATAAGGACCGCGACCTGTGGATCGACCGGGATTTCCTTGGCGCATACCGGTTTCTACCACGTTGCTTCCGGAATGTTTGATCTGGTGCTTGTAGTAGGCGCCGAAAAGATGTACGAAGGAGACCCGCAGGGCACAATGGCCACAGTTGCTGATCCTTTCTTTCAAAGGCCATTTCTTGCAGGCGCCCCCGGCATTTTCTCGCTTCAAAGTAATGAGTGGGCCCACAGATACGGCATAGAAGAAAAAAGGGTGAGAATGGCGGCTGCGCAATTGTCTGTGCGCAATCATGATGACGCTCTTCTAAATCCTTACGCCCATATCAGAATCAAGATCACCGTCGACGACGTTCTAAACTCTCGGGTAATCGCCTATCCGGTCAGACTTCTTGATGTGTGTCCAGCTTCCGATGGAGCATGTGCAGTCATCATGGCTTCTGAGCGAAAGGCTAAGACATTGGCGGGCCCCAAGGCTTGGATCAAAGGGATAGGTTATTGTGGTGAGCAAGCGTTTTTCGGTGAAGGCGACAAAGTGGTCTGGCAATCGGCCATCAATGCAGCCAAGTCAGCATATAGTCAGGCGGGAATTACTAATCCCAGAAAAGATCTGGATTTGGCTGAGATCTATAACCCTTTTACGTTTCAGGAAATGCTCTTTTACGAGTGTTTCGGATTCTGCGATTTTGGTCACGGATGTGATCTGGTCGAACAAGGAGTGGTAATGAGGGGAGGCGACCTCCAATGCGATCCTTCAGGTGGTACCCTTTGCACAAACCCCATAGGAGCCACGGGCCTTCAGAGGGTATCAGAAGTCGTGCTTCATTTAACGGAAAAAGCTGGCAATCGGCAAATACCAGGTGCCAAGACCGGACTAGCGCATGCTATGGGTGGCCTGGACCAGTTCAACGGCGTAATGATCATATCTAGTCAACTCTAG
- a CDS encoding ABC transporter ATP-binding protein, with amino-acid sequence MISILSVNQIEVSYHKVIQVLKGVSIEVREGQIVALLGANGAGKTTTLKAISCLLRAEAGDLTSGDITFMGKRIDRSMPHYIAKTGIIQVLEGRRVFPHLTVEENLRAGYLGTSGEKDIRQKLESVYSIFPRLPELKHRVCGFLSGGEQQMMVIGRALISNPKVMLLDEPSLGLAPILIAKIFEIIKRINDEQKTSILLVEQNALAALEIADYAYVMENGRIVMDGPAEKLKENEDIKEFYLGLSSVGSRKSYKEVKHYKRRKRWLS; translated from the coding sequence GTGATTAGTATTTTATCAGTTAATCAGATCGAAGTTTCTTATCACAAGGTTATTCAGGTTCTCAAAGGTGTTTCCATTGAAGTTAGGGAAGGTCAGATTGTGGCCTTGCTGGGCGCCAACGGCGCAGGGAAAACTACCACATTGAAAGCCATATCCTGTCTGCTGAGGGCTGAAGCGGGAGATCTCACGAGCGGAGACATTACGTTCATGGGGAAACGCATCGACCGATCGATGCCACACTATATTGCCAAGACAGGAATTATTCAGGTTCTTGAGGGCAGAAGAGTTTTTCCACATCTGACGGTAGAGGAAAATTTGAGGGCCGGGTATTTGGGGACCAGCGGCGAGAAAGATATCCGCCAAAAGTTGGAATCGGTATACAGCATTTTCCCTCGACTTCCAGAACTGAAACATCGGGTTTGCGGATTTTTGTCAGGCGGAGAGCAACAGATGATGGTTATAGGCAGGGCACTTATATCCAATCCCAAGGTTATGCTTTTAGACGAACCATCGTTGGGTCTGGCGCCTATTCTCATTGCAAAAATTTTTGAGATTATTAAGCGAATCAATGATGAACAAAAGACTTCTATACTGCTGGTAGAACAAAATGCATTGGCCGCTTTGGAGATTGCCGACTACGCCTACGTGATGGAAAATGGGCGGATCGTTATGGATGGACCTGCTGAAAAACTAAAAGAAAACGAAGATATCAAAGAATTTTATCTGGGATTGAGTTCTGTGGGTAGTCGGAAGAGCTATAAAGAGGTTAAGCACTACAAGAGACGAAAACGGTGGTTGTCGTAG
- a CDS encoding MaoC/PaaZ C-terminal domain-containing protein yields MKSWIPGKFFDQLEIGDVFSTVSRTVTEADVVNFCGVSGDFNQLHTDIEFASRTPFGQRVAHGMCGMAIASGCVNRSGLIEGTTVAFKGIRNWSFRKPIFINDTVHVELSVSEKRETQRTDRGLVSFWLKVINHRDEVVMEGQWDILMARGPLTVGNQV; encoded by the coding sequence ATGAAATCGTGGATTCCAGGAAAATTCTTTGATCAACTAGAAATCGGAGACGTATTTTCCACTGTGAGTAGAACAGTCACAGAGGCCGATGTCGTAAATTTTTGCGGGGTTTCAGGCGACTTCAACCAACTTCATACGGACATTGAATTCGCATCTCGAACACCTTTCGGTCAACGAGTAGCGCACGGCATGTGTGGGATGGCCATCGCGTCCGGATGCGTTAATAGATCTGGCCTAATAGAGGGAACCACTGTGGCCTTCAAGGGCATTCGGAATTGGAGTTTCAGGAAACCTATTTTCATAAACGACACAGTACATGTCGAGTTGTCAGTGAGCGAAAAAAGAGAGACTCAACGAACTGACCGGGGCTTGGTATCGTTTTGGCTGAAGGTAATCAATCACCGTGACGAGGTTGTCATGGAAGGCCAATGGGATATTCTGATGGCACGAGGACCCTTAACTGTTGGTAATCAAGTATAA